In Plasmodium gaboni strain SY75 chromosome 11, whole genome shotgun sequence, the following proteins share a genomic window:
- a CDS encoding exported protein (hyp11), whose protein sequence is MKKPYKYISPYWELNICKKCNYTIKKIIFIVNLFFVFVFIWNDFSSHHVKNINTYGINYELYQHNIETRYERILTELVEHPWKKKISSLDNTRQNNFSNSKDNVSNNQSTEEIEKTNELSTNLSKLWNDMIKNIEEEYNNNTDHMDHKWRDDMWNNQWGKYLDAAYDNINKHLKNYNTSENYKKDITNKWIQWAREDIEVFVNALKDEWYKNNNNQNE, encoded by the exons atgaaaaagccgtataaatatatatccCCTTATTGGGAACTAAATATATGCAAAAAATGCAACTATAccataaaaaaaattatatttattgttaatctattttttgtctttgtttttatatGGAATGATTTTTCTTCACATCACGTCAA aaatataaatacatatgGAATTAATTATGAATTATATCAACACAACATTGAAACAAGATATGAAAGAATATTAACAGAACTTGTTGAACATCcatggaaaaaaaaaatttcatCATTAGATAATACAAgacaaaataatttttctaattCAAAGGATAATGTTTCTAATAATCAATCAACAGAAGAAATAGAAAAGACAAATGAATTAAGTACCAATTTATCTAAACTTTGGAATGATATGATTAAAAACATAGaagaagaatataataataatactgATCATATGGATCATAAATGGAGAGATGATATGTGGAATAATCAATGGGGGAAATATCTAGATGCAGcttatgataatattaataaacacctaaaaaattataatacctctgaaaattataaaaaagatattacaaataaatgGATACAATGGGCACGTGAAGATATTGAAGTTTTTGTAAATGCATTAAAAGATGAATggtataaaaataataataatcaaaatgaatga